One genomic segment of Bacteroidota bacterium includes these proteins:
- a CDS encoding methylmalonyl-CoA mutase, whose protein sequence is MSKKFITDSGIEIQRTYSPYKGEVGEPGKFPFTRGIHPEAYRSRLWTMRQYAGFSTAEESNKRYHYLLSQGVMGLSVAFDLPTQIGYDSDHALAEGEVGKVGVAIDSLEDMELLFKDIKLEDISTSMTINSTAYILLSLYIALAKKQGADLKKITGTIQNDILKEYAARGTYIYPPKPSMKIITDIFEYCNQEVPKWNTISISGYHIREAGSTAVQEIAFTLANGKAYCQAAQKKGLDINQFGQRLSFFFNAHNNFFEEVAKFRAARRMWAKITSELGATDARAQMLRFHTQTGGSTLTAQQPKNNISRVTLQALASVLGGTQSLHTNGYDEALSLPTEEAAKVALRTQQIIGYESGVTETVDPLAGSYFIETLTDQIEEEAWKYIQRIDEMGGSVSAIEQGFMQNEIARASYQFQQAVENKEKIIVGVNQFVEKEAVPTGLLRIDDSIRKVQSDKLATLRSKRNQVEVTASLGKIKQAAKEDRNLMPLVIQAVESLATLGEIADSLREIYGEYQG, encoded by the coding sequence ATGAGCAAAAAATTTATAACCGATTCTGGTATTGAAATACAACGAACCTATTCCCCATATAAAGGAGAGGTGGGGGAGCCGGGGAAATTTCCTTTCACCCGTGGCATTCATCCCGAAGCCTATCGAAGCAGGTTATGGACTATGCGCCAGTATGCAGGTTTCTCGACGGCAGAGGAAAGTAATAAACGGTATCATTATCTGTTATCGCAGGGAGTGATGGGTTTAAGTGTAGCCTTTGATTTACCTACACAAATAGGCTATGATTCTGACCATGCGCTTGCAGAGGGGGAAGTGGGTAAGGTTGGTGTAGCGATTGATTCGTTGGAAGATATGGAGCTGCTCTTTAAGGACATTAAACTTGAAGATATTTCTACGTCTATGACCATCAACTCTACGGCCTACATTCTGTTGTCCTTATATATCGCACTCGCCAAAAAGCAGGGTGCAGATTTGAAAAAAATTACGGGCACGATTCAGAATGATATACTCAAGGAGTACGCGGCACGTGGAACATACATCTATCCTCCTAAGCCTTCCATGAAAATCATCACCGACATTTTTGAATACTGCAATCAGGAAGTTCCAAAGTGGAATACGATTTCGATTTCCGGCTATCATATCCGCGAAGCAGGCTCTACGGCAGTTCAAGAGATAGCCTTTACTCTTGCCAACGGAAAAGCATATTGTCAGGCGGCACAAAAAAAGGGATTGGATATCAACCAATTCGGTCAGCGCCTGTCTTTCTTCTTTAATGCGCACAACAATTTTTTTGAAGAGGTGGCTAAGTTTCGTGCAGCTCGGAGGATGTGGGCAAAGATTACCAGCGAATTGGGAGCTACGGATGCGCGGGCACAAATGCTACGCTTTCATACACAAACAGGAGGCTCTACTTTAACTGCACAGCAACCAAAAAATAATATTTCACGAGTGACACTTCAAGCGCTCGCATCTGTATTAGGAGGAACACAATCTCTCCATACTAATGGATATGACGAAGCCCTTTCGCTCCCAACAGAAGAAGCAGCTAAAGTGGCGCTGCGCACTCAGCAAATTATTGGATATGAAAGTGGTGTTACTGAAACAGTGGATCCCTTGGCAGGTTCTTACTTTATAGAAACCCTTACAGACCAGATAGAGGAAGAAGCTTGGAAATATATTCAGCGTATAGATGAAATGGGAGGTAGTGTTTCGGCTATTGAACAAGGCTTTATGCAGAATGAAATTGCCCGAGCTTCTTATCAGTTTCAGCAGGCCGTAGAAAACAAAGAAAAAATTATTGTGGGGGTCAACCAATTCGTAGAGAAAGAAGCAGTACCTACTGGCTTACTGCGAATTGATGATTCCATTCGCAAAGTACAATCGGACAAATTAGCCACATTACGTTCAAAAAGAAATCAGGTGGAAGTAACTGCTTCGTTGGGAAAAATCAAACAGGCAGCGAAAGAAGATAGAAACCTAATGCCCTTGGTAATCCAAGCCGTAGAGTCATTGGCTACTCTGGGAGAAATTGCTGATTCGCTTCGCGAAATTTATGGAGAATATCAAGGATAG
- a CDS encoding 30S ribosomal protein S18, which translates to MSKPKGKDIRFLAATKIGLIKKKYCRFKKSGIRYIDYKDPDYLLKFINEQGKILPRRLSGNSLKYQRKVAQAVKRARHIGILPYVADLLK; encoded by the coding sequence ATGAGTAAACCAAAAGGAAAAGACATCCGGTTTTTAGCCGCTACAAAAATCGGCTTGATAAAGAAAAAGTATTGCCGTTTTAAAAAGAGCGGTATTCGCTATATTGATTATAAGGATCCCGACTACCTATTGAAGTTCATCAACGAACAGGGTAAAATTTTGCCTCGTCGTTTGTCCGGCAATTCGTTGAAGTATCAACGCAAAGTGGCTCAGGCAGTCAAGCGCGCTCGTCATATTGGCATTCTGCCTTATGTAGCCGACTTGTTGAAATAA
- a CDS encoding oligosaccharide flippase family protein, with translation MLSQIKRHFKDFLIYGVSFGVNNLLGIILIPLYTKVFPPAEYGTIDVVVTLVTLLSVVGMLQLESSVARFYYTAKTDDAKRDLISNAVTIIFLCSITLVILVAIFSKQISVLMFGSQEQHLLLLLAVAKLPLINLVSLFSLALRYRKKPLAYTLLSVFQTTSVLGFILFFVLYKKVGIQGIFIGEFTGYGITLSLLLFYWRKYLGFKLKTPFTRDMLRFSLPLVPVVIISWGNTSLNRFIMLSHLSLKEIGIYSFALKIAGLITVSYAVIRMIWEPYFWEVFEKPHHKQIYKKAQTYASLATFAMIIAMTLFSHLLVKLLANERYMEGIKYIGVLAFSVGIKEIILRFSAIGAGITKKTEYNTIIFFIGTVLNLSLLFFTIPTYGLSAVPLCLLTGNTAILILSWVNSEKLYYIGFDYKIFSVGFVLCALVVFLHSKYF, from the coding sequence ATGCTTAGCCAAATCAAAAGGCATTTCAAGGACTTTCTCATTTACGGAGTCTCTTTCGGCGTCAACAATCTCTTGGGGATTATTCTTATTCCACTTTATACCAAAGTATTCCCTCCGGCAGAATATGGCACAATTGACGTAGTTGTCACCTTAGTAACATTGTTATCGGTCGTTGGGATGTTACAACTGGAGTCATCGGTGGCGAGATTCTATTATACAGCAAAAACGGACGATGCAAAAAGGGATCTAATCTCCAATGCGGTAACGATTATATTCTTGTGCTCCATAACGCTGGTAATATTGGTTGCTATCTTTTCCAAACAAATCTCTGTACTCATGTTTGGGTCGCAGGAACAACACTTGCTTCTTTTATTAGCCGTCGCGAAATTGCCCCTAATCAATCTGGTCTCCTTATTTAGTCTGGCGCTTAGATACCGAAAAAAGCCTTTGGCTTACACCCTCCTTAGTGTGTTTCAAACCACCTCGGTTCTGGGATTTATATTGTTTTTTGTTCTGTACAAGAAGGTTGGTATTCAGGGAATATTCATTGGAGAGTTTACCGGATACGGGATTACGTTAAGTCTTTTACTCTTCTATTGGAGAAAATATTTGGGTTTCAAATTAAAGACCCCTTTTACCCGGGATATGCTGCGCTTTTCACTCCCTTTGGTTCCAGTGGTTATCATTTCATGGGGCAACACCAGTTTGAACCGATTTATTATGCTCTCGCATCTGTCCCTAAAGGAAATAGGAATCTATTCATTTGCATTGAAGATTGCCGGTTTAATTACTGTTAGCTACGCTGTAATAAGAATGATATGGGAACCTTACTTCTGGGAAGTATTTGAAAAACCTCATCATAAGCAGATATACAAAAAAGCCCAGACTTATGCCTCCTTAGCCACTTTTGCCATGATTATTGCCATGACCTTGTTTTCTCATCTATTGGTCAAACTGCTGGCTAATGAAAGGTATATGGAAGGCATCAAGTACATAGGGGTACTCGCATTTTCGGTAGGAATAAAAGAAATAATTCTGCGTTTTTCGGCAATAGGTGCCGGCATAACGAAGAAGACTGAATACAACACCATTATCTTTTTTATTGGAACAGTTCTAAATCTCAGCCTACTTTTCTTTACGATTCCAACATACGGCTTATCGGCAGTACCATTATGTCTGTTAACGGGAAATACGGCTATTCTTATCTTATCGTGGGTTAATTCAGAAAAACTCTATTACATAGGTTTTGATTATAAAATCTTCTCAGTAGGCTTTGTGTTATGCGCTTTGGTTGTATTTCTACATTCAAAATATTTTTAG
- a CDS encoding 30S ribosomal protein S6, with protein sequence MTQYETVFILTPVLSEDDTKKTIKGYIDLLKSQGAEMVHEEHWGLKNLRYPMKKKTTGIYHLLEFRGSGKAVDTLEVAFRRDENILRYLTIKLDKYAVKYNDDKRAGLVGRNKKVNAETKEETAS encoded by the coding sequence CTGACACAGTACGAAACAGTATTTATTCTCACTCCCGTGTTATCGGAAGACGACACCAAGAAGACGATCAAAGGATATATTGATCTTCTCAAGTCCCAGGGAGCTGAGATGGTTCACGAAGAACATTGGGGACTTAAAAATTTAAGGTATCCGATGAAGAAGAAAACCACCGGCATCTATCATTTGCTGGAGTTCCGGGGCAGCGGCAAAGCTGTGGACACCTTGGAAGTGGCCTTTCGTCGCGATGAAAACATTCTTCGTTACCTGACGATTAAGCTTGACAAGTATGCTGTAAAGTATAACGACGACAAGCGCGCCGGATTGGTAGGAAGAAACAAAAAAGTTAATGCCGAAACTAAAGAGGAGACAGCATCATGA
- the dnaA gene encoding chromosomal replication initiator protein DnaA, giving the protein MKEKSANSVWNNCMEIIKDNVNPQSFKTWFEPIRPVELNGTVLTIQVPSQFFYEWLEEHYVALLRKTVKRELGNHARLEYRIVVENSSNGNSPSTVDYPNYNAGNSGNPEVGFPYFLTGNQIKNPFIIPGLKKINIDSQLNQNYNFDSYVEGDCNRLARSAGYAVAQKPGGTAFNPLVIYGAVGLGKTHLVQAIGNEVKQNFPNKTVLYVSSEKFTNQFFDAVKNNSVNDFVHFYQLIDVLIMDDIQFFGNKEKTQDIFFHIFNHLHQSGKQLVLTSDRPPRDLEGMEERLLSRFKWGLSADLQIPDFETRIAILEKKMYADGIELPREVVEFVAYNINTNIRELEAALISLLAQASLNKKDVDLDLAKKIIKNFVKSISREVSIDYIQKTVCDYFTVPVDMLREKTRKRMIVQARQLSMYLAKNYTKNSLKVIGKHFGGRDHSTVIHSCQAVQNLMDTDQEFRDAVNDIQKKIQMSIS; this is encoded by the coding sequence ATGAAGGAAAAATCGGCAAATAGTGTTTGGAACAATTGCATGGAAATCATTAAGGACAATGTAAATCCACAAAGTTTCAAAACTTGGTTTGAACCGATTAGACCGGTAGAGTTGAATGGAACTGTACTGACTATCCAAGTGCCTTCGCAGTTTTTTTATGAATGGTTGGAAGAACATTACGTAGCTCTGTTGCGCAAAACGGTTAAACGTGAGTTGGGTAATCACGCACGGTTGGAATATCGGATTGTTGTAGAGAACTCTTCTAATGGAAATTCACCCTCCACAGTGGATTACCCAAATTATAATGCAGGAAATTCCGGAAATCCTGAAGTAGGGTTTCCTTACTTCTTAACGGGCAATCAAATTAAAAACCCATTCATTATCCCCGGACTCAAGAAGATCAACATAGACTCACAACTGAATCAGAATTACAACTTTGATTCGTATGTAGAAGGAGACTGCAATCGTTTGGCGCGAAGTGCAGGGTATGCCGTAGCTCAAAAGCCAGGTGGCACTGCTTTCAATCCGCTCGTTATATATGGAGCCGTGGGTTTAGGTAAAACTCACCTCGTGCAGGCTATTGGAAATGAGGTGAAGCAAAACTTCCCTAATAAGACAGTACTATATGTATCAAGCGAGAAATTTACCAACCAGTTCTTTGATGCAGTAAAAAATAATTCGGTGAATGATTTTGTACACTTCTATCAATTGATAGATGTATTGATCATGGACGACATTCAGTTTTTTGGCAACAAAGAAAAAACACAGGATATCTTCTTCCACATTTTCAATCACCTGCATCAAAGTGGAAAACAGTTGGTGCTCACCTCGGATCGTCCTCCACGTGATTTGGAGGGGATGGAAGAAAGATTGCTCTCTCGTTTCAAATGGGGATTGAGTGCTGATTTGCAGATTCCTGATTTTGAAACCCGTATAGCCATCTTGGAAAAGAAAATGTATGCTGACGGTATTGAACTTCCCCGCGAGGTGGTGGAGTTTGTTGCCTATAACATCAACACCAACATCCGCGAATTGGAAGCGGCACTTATCTCTTTGCTCGCTCAGGCTTCCCTGAATAAGAAGGATGTAGATTTAGATTTAGCAAAGAAAATTATTAAGAACTTTGTCAAGAGTATCTCCAGAGAGGTTTCTATTGACTACATTCAAAAAACTGTTTGTGATTATTTCACCGTTCCGGTGGACATGTTGCGTGAAAAGACCCGGAAGCGAATGATTGTTCAGGCGCGCCAACTGTCTATGTACCTCGCAAAAAATTATACAAAGAATTCTCTCAAAGTGATTGGAAAGCATTTTGGTGGAAGAGATCATTCCACCGTCATTCACTCATGCCAAGCAGTTCAAAACTTGATGGATACCGATCAGGAATTTAGAGATGCGGTGAACGATATTCAGAAGAAAATTCAAATGAGCATTTCTTAA
- a CDS encoding ribonuclease HII produces MLLPYYQDKLMEVGCDEAGRGCLAGPVYAAAVILPKDFKNRELNDSKKLSRKQREALRLIVEKEAIGYAVASFDNLKIDQINILNASILAMHEALRQIREKFGLILVDGNRFKPFKKIPYQTIVQGDGIYMSIAAASILAKTYRDEFMEQAHHQYPVYNWHSNKGYGTETHRKAIMEHGYSPLHRRSFVLKEMQLRIL; encoded by the coding sequence ATGCTTTTGCCCTATTATCAGGATAAACTTATGGAAGTAGGTTGCGATGAGGCCGGTCGGGGTTGTTTGGCAGGTCCGGTATATGCGGCTGCTGTGATCTTGCCGAAAGATTTTAAGAACCGGGAACTGAACGACTCGAAGAAGCTTTCGCGCAAACAAAGGGAGGCCCTTAGACTGATTGTCGAAAAGGAGGCAATAGGCTATGCGGTTGCTAGTTTCGATAATCTGAAAATTGACCAAATCAATATTTTGAACGCTTCGATCTTAGCTATGCACGAGGCACTGAGGCAGATCAGGGAAAAGTTTGGGTTGATATTGGTGGACGGCAACCGATTCAAACCCTTTAAGAAAATTCCTTACCAAACTATTGTTCAGGGAGATGGAATATATATGAGTATCGCGGCGGCATCTATTCTCGCCAAAACATACCGCGATGAATTTATGGAGCAAGCGCATCACCAATATCCTGTTTATAACTGGCACTCAAACAAAGGCTACGGTACAGAAACACACCGAAAGGCTATTATGGAACATGGTTATTCCCCTCTTCATCGCAGGAGTTTCGTATTGAAAGAAATGCAGCTCAGGATTCTCTGA